Proteins from a genomic interval of Alteromonas macleodii ATCC 27126:
- a CDS encoding TetR/AcrR family transcriptional regulator, giving the protein MMKVKSADAGVGAMNRRKILQAAEKCFAQFGFKGTAVQKIADEAGLPKTNVLYYFKTKQELYVAVLEETLSLWNSRFDKATVEDDPAEVLANYIAEKMEVSRTHPMASKIFAMEIINGAQNLSGYFDEEHALWMKGRLAVIDAWVKAGKLPPVEGEYLLYTIWASTQHYADFSAQITRLRGKKMTKSDFEDATKQVVKLVLGGCGLSVPENFEV; this is encoded by the coding sequence ATGATGAAGGTAAAAAGTGCTGACGCTGGCGTTGGCGCTATGAACAGAAGAAAAATACTCCAAGCCGCTGAAAAATGTTTTGCACAGTTTGGCTTCAAAGGCACAGCAGTACAAAAAATTGCTGATGAAGCAGGACTTCCTAAGACTAACGTTTTGTATTATTTCAAAACAAAACAAGAGCTCTACGTAGCGGTACTAGAAGAAACCCTCTCGCTGTGGAACTCACGTTTTGATAAAGCCACAGTAGAAGACGACCCAGCCGAGGTACTCGCCAATTATATCGCCGAGAAAATGGAAGTGTCGCGAACGCATCCAATGGCCTCTAAGATCTTTGCGATGGAAATTATCAATGGTGCACAAAACTTAAGTGGCTACTTTGATGAAGAGCATGCGCTTTGGATGAAAGGGCGACTTGCGGTTATTGATGCATGGGTAAAGGCCGGCAAACTGCCACCTGTTGAAGGTGAATACTTGCTTTACACAATCTGGGCGAGTACCCAGCACTATGCTGACTTCTCTGCGCAAATAACCCGTCTACGCGGTAAAAAAATGACAAAATCAGATTTTGAAGACGCTACAAAACAAGTGGTAAAACTCGTGCTCGGTGGCTGTGGGTTATCTGTGCCAGAAAACTTCGAGGTGTAG
- the puuE gene encoding allantoinase PuuE translates to MTESVYPRDLIGYGQHVPHAKWPGEAKIAIQFVLNYEEGGENCVLHGDEASEIFLSEIIGAQAYKDRHLSMESIYEYGSRAGFWRLHRLLNKYDIPVTVFGVTMAMQRHPDAVKAMMDSGWEIASHAMRWVHYQDMDEEQERKQIDEAIILHEQLTGSKPVGWYTGRTSPNTLKLIAERDDILYCADSYADDLPYYDCHYSKPLLMVPYTLDTNDMRFATPQGFNSGEQFFTYLKDAFDVLYEEGEEAPKMLSIGLHNRIIGRPARLAALKRFIEYVKSHDKVWLATREQIARHWLELHPKDGGDKPRT, encoded by the coding sequence ATGACAGAGTCTGTTTACCCTCGTGATCTGATTGGTTATGGTCAACATGTACCTCACGCTAAGTGGCCGGGCGAAGCAAAAATCGCGATTCAGTTCGTATTAAATTACGAGGAAGGTGGCGAAAATTGCGTGCTTCATGGTGACGAGGCGTCGGAAATATTCCTATCGGAAATTATCGGCGCACAAGCGTATAAAGACCGCCACCTCAGCATGGAGTCTATTTACGAATACGGCAGTCGTGCAGGGTTTTGGCGTTTACACCGTTTGCTTAATAAATACGACATTCCCGTTACTGTGTTTGGCGTCACTATGGCTATGCAACGACACCCTGACGCCGTAAAAGCCATGATGGATTCAGGTTGGGAAATCGCCAGCCACGCCATGCGCTGGGTGCATTATCAAGACATGGACGAAGAGCAAGAGCGTAAACAAATTGATGAGGCGATTATTCTTCATGAGCAGTTAACGGGCAGTAAACCTGTAGGTTGGTATACAGGAAGAACGAGTCCGAATACGCTGAAGTTGATTGCAGAGCGCGACGATATCTTATATTGCGCCGATTCATATGCTGACGACTTACCTTACTACGACTGCCATTACAGCAAGCCGTTATTGATGGTGCCGTACACATTAGACACCAATGATATGCGCTTTGCCACGCCTCAGGGCTTCAACAGTGGGGAACAGTTTTTCACCTACTTAAAAGATGCGTTTGACGTGTTGTATGAAGAAGGAGAAGAAGCGCCTAAGATGCTATCTATCGGCCTTCATAATCGCATAATAGGACGGCCTGCTCGACTCGCCGCACTTAAGCGCTTTATCGAGTACGTTAAGTCTCATGATAAAGTATGGCTAGCGACACGAGAGCAAATTGCCCGTCACTGGTTGGAGCTTCATCCTAAAGATGGTGGTGACAAGCCGCGTACGTAG
- a CDS encoding NCS2 family permease: protein MSNNVIERLFKLQEHGTTVRTEIIAGLTTFAAMSYILVVNPGILGLSGMPVEGLITVTAIAACIGTLMMALMTNYPIALAPGMGLNAFFAFTICLGREIPWEAALGIVFWNGILFLLLSLTGVRTKIAESIPPSLKIGVQCGIGLFIAFIGLKNAGLIVDNPATFVQLGDLSEPAVMLALIGIIFTIVLMVKRVTGAILISIVTLTLIGAFIPTENGTLTATPSAVVGMPESISNTFMAMDFWYPIDHLAETWDLIFALMFVNMFDTIGTLIGVSRKANLLTPEGKLPKIGSAMTADASASIAGALVGTSPVTSYVESATGVSAGGRTGLTAVVVSVCFLLSLFLTPLMKVIPLMATTPALLMVGILMMESIRQVDFDDLGALATASVALIAMPLTFSISEGIALGFITYVGIKVGTGKFKEVTPLTYALAIVFLLRYLLDLK from the coding sequence ATGTCCAACAACGTAATCGAACGGCTATTTAAGCTGCAGGAACACGGAACAACAGTAAGAACAGAGATCATTGCAGGACTTACTACGTTCGCAGCCATGTCTTATATACTCGTGGTGAACCCAGGTATTCTTGGGTTAAGTGGCATGCCCGTAGAGGGCCTAATTACAGTGACAGCAATAGCGGCGTGTATTGGCACTTTAATGATGGCGCTAATGACTAACTACCCTATTGCGTTGGCCCCAGGCATGGGCTTGAACGCCTTTTTCGCGTTTACCATTTGTCTTGGTCGTGAAATCCCATGGGAAGCAGCGCTTGGTATTGTTTTCTGGAACGGCATTCTCTTTTTACTCCTTTCTCTCACCGGAGTTCGAACCAAAATAGCCGAGTCTATACCTCCTTCTCTCAAAATCGGCGTGCAGTGTGGCATAGGTTTATTCATTGCCTTTATCGGCCTTAAAAATGCGGGGCTGATTGTTGATAATCCTGCAACCTTCGTACAGCTTGGCGACCTTTCTGAGCCGGCAGTAATGTTAGCGCTCATCGGCATTATCTTTACTATCGTTCTTATGGTGAAACGCGTTACAGGCGCTATCTTAATCTCTATCGTAACACTCACCTTAATTGGTGCTTTTATCCCCACTGAAAACGGTACCTTAACTGCAACGCCTTCTGCTGTAGTTGGCATGCCAGAATCTATTTCAAACACCTTTATGGCAATGGACTTTTGGTACCCAATCGATCACCTTGCTGAAACGTGGGACCTCATTTTCGCACTTATGTTTGTGAACATGTTCGATACCATAGGTACCTTAATCGGCGTATCTCGAAAAGCCAATCTACTTACACCCGAAGGCAAGCTACCGAAAATTGGCTCAGCAATGACAGCCGATGCATCAGCGAGTATTGCTGGCGCATTAGTGGGTACATCTCCAGTAACTAGCTATGTGGAGTCCGCTACGGGCGTATCGGCGGGCGGCAGAACCGGGCTTACCGCAGTAGTGGTTTCTGTCTGCTTCTTACTCTCGCTATTTTTAACACCGCTAATGAAAGTTATCCCGCTGATGGCCACTACGCCAGCGCTATTGATGGTAGGTATTTTGATGATGGAATCGATTCGACAGGTTGATTTCGACGACTTAGGTGCGTTAGCCACTGCTTCTGTTGCACTTATCGCCATGCCGCTCACATTCAGCATTAGCGAAGGCATTGCCCTTGGTTTTATTACTTATGTTGGCATTAAGGTAGGTACGGGAAAATTTAAAGAAGTAACACCGCTCACTTATGCACTGGCGATTGTTTTCTTATTACGATACTTATTGGATTTAAAATAA
- a CDS encoding adenosine deaminase, whose protein sequence is MSLSSIIKNIPKAELHLHIEGSLTPELMWRLAEKHSVSLPYASVEEIEAAYNFEDLQSFLDLYYAGAGVLRDEDDFFALMWEYLTRCHEDNIVHTEIMFDPQTHTERDIGFDIFMPGFLKAMEKAKDEYGISSYLIMSFLRHLPEDAAFDTLSAAEPYYEHITAIGLDSSELGHPPSKFERVFKKAKALGFKIVAHAGEEGPASYIWEAIELLDVDRIDHGVRCQEDEALMDLLKERQIPLTVCPLSNLKLCVINDMKDHNIVQLLDAGLLVTVNSDDPTYFGGFLNDNFEALHQSLGIDEKTVRTLVANSFKASFLPQEQKNQLVEKVLSA, encoded by the coding sequence ATGTCGCTGTCATCAATAATTAAAAACATTCCAAAGGCCGAACTGCATCTGCATATAGAAGGTAGCTTAACGCCTGAACTTATGTGGCGCCTAGCTGAAAAGCACAGTGTATCACTTCCTTATGCTAGCGTGGAAGAGATAGAAGCGGCGTATAACTTTGAAGATCTACAAAGCTTCCTTGACTTATATTATGCAGGGGCGGGCGTGCTTCGCGATGAGGATGATTTCTTTGCCTTAATGTGGGAATACTTAACGCGGTGTCATGAGGACAATATCGTCCACACAGAAATTATGTTTGATCCGCAAACCCATACAGAGCGTGACATAGGTTTCGATATTTTCATGCCAGGCTTTTTGAAGGCGATGGAAAAAGCAAAAGATGAATACGGTATCAGTAGCTATTTAATCATGTCTTTCCTTCGCCATTTGCCAGAAGATGCTGCCTTCGATACGCTTTCTGCAGCAGAGCCTTATTACGAGCACATTACAGCGATAGGGTTAGATAGCTCCGAACTTGGGCATCCGCCATCAAAGTTCGAACGCGTATTCAAAAAAGCCAAAGCGCTGGGATTTAAAATTGTCGCCCATGCTGGAGAAGAAGGACCGGCATCTTACATTTGGGAAGCCATCGAGCTATTGGACGTTGATCGTATTGACCACGGTGTACGCTGCCAAGAAGACGAGGCGCTTATGGACCTCTTGAAAGAAAGACAAATTCCACTCACTGTTTGTCCGTTAAGTAACCTCAAGCTGTGTGTGATAAATGATATGAAAGACCACAATATTGTCCAGCTTCTTGATGCTGGGCTTCTGGTCACGGTTAACTCTGATGATCCTACGTATTTTGGTGGCTTCCTAAATGACAATTTTGAAGCGTTGCACCAGTCGCTGGGTATTGATGAAAAAACAGTTCGTACGTTGGTAGCAAATAGCTTTAAGGCAAGTTTTTTACCGCAGGAGCAGAAAAACCAGCTTGTTGAAAAGGTTCTTTCAGCCTAG
- a CDS encoding Hpt domain-containing protein, with the protein MDTSNSNDTPTREQLWNRDAAISRLGGNEGLLNRIVEMFLAQIEQKQQALKSAATALDVEAVRFNSHAMKGVSGDVGADAIREKASSIENKAKQDDLSEIVQDITELDNLIKQTIAVMQS; encoded by the coding sequence ATGGACACATCTAACTCAAACGATACGCCCACTCGAGAACAATTATGGAACCGCGATGCTGCAATAAGCAGGTTGGGTGGAAATGAGGGGTTATTGAACCGTATTGTTGAAATGTTCCTCGCGCAAATAGAACAAAAACAACAAGCACTTAAAAGTGCAGCGACCGCATTGGATGTTGAAGCTGTTAGATTCAACAGTCATGCTATGAAAGGTGTGTCGGGCGATGTAGGTGCCGATGCCATTCGGGAAAAGGCATCGTCTATTGAAAACAAAGCCAAGCAAGACGATTTAAGCGAAATCGTTCAAGACATCACGGAATTAGACAATTTGATTAAGCAAACTATTGCAGTCATGCAATCGTAA